A region of Dictyoglomus sp. NZ13-RE01 DNA encodes the following proteins:
- a CDS encoding transposase — protein sequence MDKTYIVPVTEEYQNLAKQLSQQSGKIYSKAVSFLKRMNKKAIKISRKTFDRYMEWWIHKKGFILHSQSKQAAYQQAWTAYTATLKKVKKTEKKNKDVSKIRVPYKSKKYNKVCFKSSAIKQEGSNLIFSNMKGAERIVIKVEDFEARPKYAELIYHKDKNKYYMHVVVEFPKKQVNSEKAQTIAIDLGIIHPMTCFDGKRVTIYNGGILNSLIRYRNKKLGEIQNKLSKCKKGSKRWKRLQRAKRKILKKIRNQIRDVLEKYTSHLIGYCVKNNIGTIVIGDLKGIRNEAKYGKVANQKIHQWMFRKVARRIGEKAGFVGIDIVYVKENGTSQVCPVCGSKNKPRNRNYECGECGFRYHRDGVGAINIYKKYTGIKFLVVGRLACPTGVRFRWHLRCPVEWNTHPWMRNSAGKTA from the coding sequence TCTGGAAAAATCTACTCCAAAGCTGTAAGTTTTCTGAAACGAATGAATAAAAAAGCCATAAAGATTTCAAGAAAGACATTTGACAGATACATGGAATGGTGGATACATAAGAAAGGTTTTATACTGCACAGTCAGAGCAAACAGGCGGCATATCAACAAGCATGGACAGCATATACTGCAACCCTAAAAAAGGTTAAGAAAACAGAAAAGAAAAATAAAGATGTTTCAAAGATAAGAGTACCATACAAAAGTAAGAAGTACAACAAAGTATGTTTTAAAAGCTCAGCGATAAAACAAGAAGGTAGCAATCTAATTTTTTCAAACATGAAAGGAGCAGAAAGGATAGTAATAAAAGTTGAGGATTTTGAAGCAAGACCTAAGTATGCAGAACTTATCTACCATAAAGATAAGAACAAGTATTATATGCATGTAGTAGTAGAATTTCCAAAAAAGCAGGTAAACTCTGAAAAAGCCCAAACAATTGCAATAGATCTTGGTATAATACATCCGATGACATGCTTTGATGGGAAACGAGTAACAATATACAATGGTGGAATTTTGAATTCGCTGATAAGATACAGAAACAAGAAACTTGGGGAGATACAAAACAAACTGTCCAAATGCAAGAAAGGCTCAAAGAGATGGAAAAGACTCCAGAGAGCCAAGAGAAAAATTTTAAAGAAAATCAGAAATCAAATCAGGGATGTATTGGAAAAATATACATCCCATTTGATAGGGTATTGTGTGAAAAATAACATAGGAACAATTGTGATAGGTGATTTAAAAGGTATAAGAAATGAAGCGAAGTATGGGAAGGTAGCAAATCAGAAAATTCATCAATGGATGTTTAGAAAAGTGGCAAGAAGGATAGGAGAGAAAGCAGGGTTTGTAGGGATAGATATTGTGTATGTAAAGGAGAATGGCACATCACAAGTTTGTCCTGTATGCGGAAGTAAAAACAAACCACGAAACAGGAACTATGAATGCGGAGAATGTGGATTTAGGTACCACAGGGACGGAGTTGGGGCTATAAACATCTACAAAAAGTATACAGGGATAAAATTCCTGGTAGTAGGGCGATTGGCCTGCCCCACAGGTGTGAGATTCAGATGGCACCTGCGTTGCCCAGTAGAATGGAACACCCATCCGTGGATGAGAAATTCTGCTGGGAAGACAGCCTGA